One region of Scophthalmus maximus strain ysfricsl-2021 chromosome 15, ASM2237912v1, whole genome shotgun sequence genomic DNA includes:
- the pacc1 gene encoding proton-activated chloride channel, which produces MLRKENSRSYQEFSDDDNGGDGNTLSPDFFDDAPDDLEHEEPNGSISQEDDAREISPSMRFSKACLKNVFTVVLIFIYLLLTAVAVFLAYQTISDFLDKLNHPVMSVTYKEVDSFSPAGIALYPGRAQLLSCRHHFHDYIPPLENPGEPQEGDCVYTEVTYFGPFTNQTEKRALVVRGPADVRNRELIFMQFSQNETEEDFSAITYMLFAKFSDLTNSANQSEFMRDCERNYSMWTFSGGFRTWVKMSLVRTSGKSDEAVEFRQESTVVKFNDKRPEPEQSNQLFFAVFEWRDPFMQEIRLIVTANPWNSIAILCGVFMALFKAANFAKLSVQWIVRMRKRHLRNKARELNQVTN; this is translated from the exons TTCAGCGATGACGACAACGGCGGCGATGGCAACACACTGTCCCCGGACTTTTTCGACGACGCCCCGGACGACCTGGAGCACGAGGAGCCGAACGGCAGCATCTCGCAAG AGGATGACGCCAGGGAGATCAGTCCATCGATGAGGTTCAGTAAAGCCTGCCTGAAGAACGTCTTCACGGTGGTGCTCATCTTCATCTACCTGCTGCTGACGGCGGTGGCGGTGTTCCTCGCCTACCAGACCATCTCGGACTTCTTGGACAAACTCAACCACCCTGTCATGTCCGTCACCTACAAAGAAGTGGACTCGTTTTCTCCCGCTG GTATCGCTCTATATCCCGGCCGAGCTCAGCTGCTGAGCTGCAGACACCACTTCCACGACTACATCCCACCTTTAGAGAACCCGGGCGAGCCGCAAGAAGGCGACTGTGTGTACACGGAAGTGACTTACTTTGGGCCGTTTACAAATCAGACCGAG AAAAGAGCTCTGGTGGTCCGCGGCCCCGCTGACGTCAGGAACAGAGAGTTGATCTTCATGCAGTTCagtcaaaatgaaacagaagaggaCTTCAGCGCCATCACCTACATGCTCTTCGCCAAGTTCAGCGACTTGACCAACAG CGCAAATCAGTCAGAGTTCATGAGGGACTGTGAGAGGAATTACTCCATGTGGACCTTTTCTGGGGGATTCAGGACCTGGGTCAAGATGTCTCTAGTGAGGACGTCTGGGAAAAGCGACGAAGCTGTCGAGTTTCGGCAAGAG TCCACCGTGGTGAAGTTCAACGATAAAAGACCCGAACCGGAGCAAAGCAATCAGcttttctttgctgtttttgAGTGGCGGGATCCTTTCATGCAAGAAATCAGACTG ATAGTGACGGCAAATCCCTGGAACTCCATCGCCATCCTCTGCGGCGTCTTCATGGCTCTCTTCAAGGCGGCGAATTTTGCCAAGCTCTCTGTTCAGTGGATAGTGAGGATGCGCAAGAGGCATCTGAGGAATAAAGCAAGGGAGCTCAACCAGGTCACCAACTAA
- the znf106a gene encoding zinc finger protein 106, with translation MARYRQCILCETVHVSKQEMDEHMRSMLHHRELEKLKGRDCGHECRVCKVTVSSLTDYAGHISSPTHKQNVEAAEQKHAGKDHEDYFDQALVDLIEKRKEHIRKEKEAAAAKLAKEEEDRRRKEEYQQRLKEAKERYRLEYTWQQSSQGFCGSGHGQHNSWYGCNQYNARSGEPQPWHNNKRGKSATWHAQEPPNFQKWASNEFVGGSLHSQGGWNRRQWDQGRSSGNQQSRLPWLSSGGSSNGIYGQNNIAQYPHRGRPSGHFGPKPQYPPPPSFFTRALNQFQNTSNNEGGQQGDRLQKADGQTAESENSSCKITKNFGSNPKLDKACRWSPYPVTKGLESAPQKDTNLNPSEKCPKVPKPQKQEKAPESSAVNRLSRPIQKAGQLPSSGKTAEEKQGHKTNLKTKPRDRSSSGSRSSSAQREDQQTSAAPPSNQKVNMPLLHKDKKMSSPPGLHSGAQLGKSSSQGHAQPKSTSKQSGLGSKAPPVGPLKSRQERQLPEALRKERQIENRGSFDSSSNNRKEMSPHIVEEQQSDCVPGQNKENSCRQNAAKPHLPTRPEKPALQSSEGSQFLQSLQVSTSTAESSEPAAASREGENRRTVKEQTCSPAPDEAMQAAEAGQSSESDTSRSSEAPTLSGSNTSLSKLDLPPVLKRDLTKHISSKTGKTGSHEPNLNSARRVRNLSESRRSDTEKDSGLKPTVRQLISSSGSRRKVNWDQVYQEVRKKQDKGKGMPRFGIEMVSTEQEDQSQEEEDIPLLEGLHWDSLMDVSTPCATRKRSLSESSLAPESAPPLFTSLVSKEVSQGSSVSPVFTQGSKDVRCQQEVDPVLGQFGAQAQKQPGKLTSAPVKALQRCDSVLGDSSSGTEQFDFQGTGKRRRAAGDVPSPEASCAEHNNKRRKVKTKKERLQIDQLLAVSLREEELSRSLQTVDTGLIQARAALEAAYMEVQRLMVVKQQVTAEMSTLRNKRIDLLKGMQGSMEEAPQVKLKEEKMDSVATDAHLASSALLSPFTAAAASCPGPPAQRASPPSPSLPFTSVVVKQEPQSPVHVSSEPDAVDDTHCAHSTTPELPVAPAAASQTDPSLNFLPSPERNPELYQTNTEHVWENFVEPADHNWSSPGLFETTETGIQTSCLIPVTDSKTSVKLLPMSRKGSEVDCAAAKSPEPPSVPSVFSIPASPSELSSGKRVRKLKKRKVLKKAQGTEQPESSDTEIDGELSRPRWLRPRRRPSGGSQVSTSTLPTDDREGDMMNVENSEQLQKEDRKSFMVELPHVPPAELTANLDSEESMEVTAAMDATVPAPAPLQLPDSSRPEPNSLACNEVTSTSDMEICKSSESDMPFPITLPKTTKTSSDASSDHGGDDMPTEGAFEGHLEAVNAMQIHNGLLYTCSGDRTVKAFDLVSRKCVGVFDGHTSKVSCLFVSAVPSLHHRLYSGSSDQTIRCYNLKTQELEHQFSLSDRVLCLHSRWRTLYAGLANGTVVTFNLKTNKQTDVFECHGPRAVSCLASTQEGARRILLVGSYDSSISVRDAKNGLLLRTLEGHTKTVLCLKVVNDLVFSGSSDQCVYTHNIHTGELVRVYKGHSHAVTVVTVLGKVMVTACLDKMVRVYDLQSHDQLQVYGGHKDMVMCMTVHKNMIYTGCYDGSVQAVKLNLMQNVRCWWHGCSLVFGVREHLQQHLIGDHTGANLQTLKCRWKNCEFFCARNSSKQAMLVHMRTHAEEETDLEP, from the exons ATGGCGAGATACAGACAGTGCATCCTCTGTGAAACAGTCCACGTCTCCAAGCAG GAGATGGATGAACACATGAGAAGTATGCTGCACCACCGTGAGCTGGAGAAGCTCAAAGGCCG GGACTGCGGCCACGAGTGCAGAGTGTGCAAGGTGACGGTGTCGAGCCTGACCGATTACGCCGGCCACATTTCCAGTCCCACGCACAAGCAGAATGTGGAGGCTGCGGAACAAAAGCACGCCGGGAAAGACCACGAGGACTACTTCGACCAGGCATTGGTGGACCTGATcgagaagagaaaagaacacATCAG aaaagagaaggaggctgctgctgcaaagctggcaaaagaagaagaggatcgCCGGAGAAAGGAGGAGTAtcagcagaggttgaaggaagCTAAGGAGCGTTACCGCCTGGAGTACACCTGGCAGCAGTCGTCACAGGGGTTCTGCGGGTCCGGTCACGGTCAGCACAACTCTTGGTACGGATGCAACCAGTACAATGCCCGGTCAGGGGAACCACAACCCTGGCACAATAACAAACGGGGGAAAAGCGCCACCTGGCATGCCCAGGAGCCTCCCAACTTTCAGAAGTGGGCATCCAACGAGTTTGTCGGTGGAAGCTTGCATAGCCAGGGCGGGTGGAACAGGAGGCAGTGGGATCAGGGCAGGTCCTCTGGCAATCAACAGAGTCGACTGCCTTGGCTCAGCAGTGGAGGCAGCAGCAACGGGATCTACGGCCAAAACAACATAGCCCAGTACCCACATAGGGGCCGGCCTTCGGGCCACTTCGGTCCAAAGCCTCAGTATCCTCCTCCCCCCAGTTTTTTTACCCGGGCTTTGAACCAATTTCAAAATACATCCAACAACGAGGGGGGTCAGCAGGGCGACAGGCTTCAGAAAGCCGACGGACAAACGGCAGAATCTGAAAACAGCAGCTGTAAAATCACCAAGAACTTTGGCAGCAATCCGAAGCTGGACAAAGCCTGTCGCTGGTCACCGTATCCAGTCACAAAGGGCCTTGAATCTGCGCCCCAAAAGGACACCAATCTAAACCCATCAGAGAAGTGCCCCAAAGTCCCCAAACCCCAGAAGCAAGAAAAAGCCCCAGAAAGCAGTGCCGTTAACAGGCTCTCCCGACCCATACAGAAAGCTGGACAGTTGCCCTCTAGTGGGaaaacagcagaggagaaacagggGCATAAAACAAACCTTAAAACTAAGCCCAGAgacaggagcagcagcggcagtaGAAGCAGCAGTGCTCAGAGAGAAGACCAGCAGACGTCTGCAGCGCCTCCTTCAAATCAGAAGGTAAATATGCCATTGCTGCATAAAGATAAGAAGATGTCCTCGCCTCCCGGTCTGCACTCTGGAGCTCAACTCGGTAAGTCCTCCAGTCAAGGGCATGCGCAGCCAAAGTCAACTTCAAAGCAGAGTGGACTCGGCTCTAAAGCTCCGCCCGTTGGGCCCCTGAAATCGAGGCAGGAACGGCAGCTTCCAGAAGCTTTacggaaagagagacagatagaaaACAGAGGTTCTTTTGATAGCTCCAGCAACAACAGGAAGGAGATGTCACCGCACAtcgtggaggagcagcagagcgaTTGTGTTCCGggtcaaaataaagaaaacagctgTCGGCAGAATGCAGCTAAACCCCATTTACCCACCAGGCCAGAAAAGCCTGCGTTGCAATCTTCAGAAGGTAGCCAGTTCCTCCAGTCGTTACAAGTCAGTACGTCCACCGCGGAGAGCTCGGAGCCCGCCGCCGCGAGCAGGGaaggagagaacaggaggaCAGTAAAGGAGCAAACCTGCTCACCGGCCCCAGATGAAGCGATGCAGGCCGCGGAGGCGGGGCAGAGCTCGGAGAGCGACACCTCCAGAAGCAGCGAAGCGCCGACGCTCTCGGGATCGAACACGAGTCTGTCCAAACTCGACCTGCCCCCCGTCCTGAAGCGCGACCTGACCAAGCACATAAGCTCCAAAACTGGCAAAACGGGAAGCCACGAGCCCAACCTGAACAGCGCCAGGCGGGTGCGAAACCTGAGTGAGTCGCGGAGGAGCGACACGGAAAAGGACTCGGGCCTCAAACCGACCGTGCGGCAGCTCATCAGCTCGTCGGGGTCTCGCCGCAAAGTGAACTGGGACCAGGTGTATCAGGAGGTCAGGAAGAAGCAGGACAAAGGGAAAGGCATGCCACG GTTTGGGATAGAGATGGTGTCGACTGAACAGGAGGACCagagccaggaggaggaggacattcCCCTGCTCGAGGGGTTGCACTGGGACTCGTTGATGGACGTCTCTACTCCGTGCGCCACCCGGAAGCGCTCCTTATCCGAGAGCAGCCTCGCCCCTGAATCCGCTCCGCCCCTGTTCACCTCCCTCGTGTCGAAGGAGGTGTCTCAGGGATCTTCTGTCTCCCCCGTGTTCACTCAAGGGAGCAAAGACGTTCGCTGTCAACAAGAGGTGGATCCCGTGCTCGGTCAGTTTGGGGCCCAGGCGCAGAAGCAGCCGGGCAAACTAACGTCAGCGCCAGTGAAGGCCCTCCAGCGTTGCGATTCCGTGCTCGGGGACAGCAGCTCAGGGACGGAGCAGTTTGATTTTCAGGGAACAGGGAAGAGGCGAAGAGCAGCCGGG GACGTTCCGAGTCCAGAGGCGTCTTGTGCGGAACACAATAACAAAAGACGGAAGGTCAAAACCAAGAAAG AGCGTTTGCAGATCGACCAGCTGCTGGCCGTGTCTCtgcgggaggaggagctgagtcGCTCGCTGCAGACAGTGGACACCGGCCTGATCCAGGCCCGTGCGGCACTGGAAGCCGCCTACATGGAGGTGCAGCGACTCATGGTGGTGAAACAGCAG gtgaCTGCTGAGATGAGCACACTGAGAAACAAGCGCATCGACTTACTCAAAGGGATGCAAG GCAGCATGGAGGAAGCCCCCCAGGTCaaactgaaagaagaaaagatggatTCCGTAGCTACAGACGCACACTTggcttcctctgctctgctttcccctttcactgctgctgccgcctcctGTCCTGGTCCTCCTGCTCAGCGTGCCTCCCCTCCGTCCCCCAGCCTCCCCTTCACGTCTGTAGTCGTCAAGCAGGAGCCCCAGTCTCCCGTCCACGTTAGCTCAGAGCCGGACGCTGTGGACGATACCCACTGTGCTCACAGCACGACGCCGGAGCTGCCCGTCGCTCCCGCTGCCGCCTCCCAAACAG ATCCTTCCCTTAACTTCCTGCCATCTCCCGAGAGAAATCCCGAGCTGTACCAAACTAACACAGAGCACGTTTGGGAGAACTTCGTAGAGCCTGCGGACCACAACTGGAGCTCACCTGGACTGTTCGAGACGACGGAAACGGGCATACAGACGTCCTGTCTGATCCCCGTGACAGACTCCAAAACCTCTGTGAAGCTTCTGCCAATGAGCAGGAAGGGCTCAGAGGTCGACTGTGCAGCCGCAAAGTCCCCCGAGCCCCCCTCTGTGCCTTCGGTGTTCAGTATCCCCGCCTCTCCGTCTGAGCTGAGCAGCGGGAAGCGCGTGAGGAAGCTCAAGAAGAGGAAGGTGCTGAAGAAGGCCCAGGGGACGGAGCAGCCCGAGAGCAGCGACACAGAGATCGACGGAGAGCTCTCGAGGCCGAGGTGGCTCCGACCGCGCAGGAGACCCAGCGGAGGCTCTCAGGTCAGCACCTCCACCCTGCCCACAGATGACAGAGAGGGGGACATGATGAACGTGGAGAACAGCGAGCAGCTACAGAAAGAAGACCGCAAATCATTCATGGTCGAGCTTCCCCACGTGCCCCCCGCTGAGCTGACGGCGAACTTGGATTCGGAGGAAAGCATGGAGGTCACCGCCGCCATGGACGCCACGGTTCCAGCTCCCGCTCCGCTCCAGCTCCCGGACTCCTCCAGACCCGAGCCCAATAGCCTGGCCTGCAACGAGGTCACCTCCACGAGCGACATGGAGATTTGTAAATCCTCTGAGAG TGACATGCCGTTTCCCATCACACTGCCCAAGACGACGAAGACGTCATCAG ATGCGTCTTCGGACCATGGTGGGGACGACATGCCCACCGAGGGGGCGTTCGAGGGCCACCTGGAGGCGGTGAACGCCATGCAGATCCACAACGGTCTGCTGTACACGTGCTCAGGAGACCGGACCGTCAAAGCCTTCGACCTGGTG agtCGTAAATGTGTGGGCGTGTTCGATGGTCACACCTCCAAAGTGAGCTGCCTCTTCGTGTCCGCGGTTCCCAGCCTGCATCATCGCCTCTATTCTGGTTCCAGTGATCAGACGATCCGCTGCTACAATCTCAAG ACACAGGAGCTGGAGCATCAGTTCTCTCTGTCCGACAGAGtcctctgcctccacagccGCTGGAGGACTTTGTACGCGGGCCTGGCGAACGGCACGGTGGTGACCTTTAACCTCAAG ACGAACAAGCAGACGGATGTGTTCGAGTGCCACGGGCCGCGGGCCGTGAGCTGCCTGGCCTCGACGCAGGAGGGAGCTCGCAGGATCCTGCTGGTCGGCTCCTACGACAGCAGCATCAGCGTGAGAGACGCCAAGAACGGCCTCCTGCTGCGAACGCTGGAGGGACACACCAAGACCGTCCTCTGCCTCAAG gtcGTCAATGATCTTGTGTTCAGTGGCTCCAGTGATCAGTGCGTctacacacacaacatccaT ACCGGGGAGCTGGTGCGGGTCTACAAAGGTCATAGTCACGCCGTCACCGTGGTGACCGTCCTGGGTAAAGTGATGGTGACCGCCTGCCTGGACAAAATGGTCCGAGTCTACGATCTGCAG TCTCACGACCAGTTGCAGGTCTACGGCGGACACAAGGACATGGTGATGTGCATGACTGTCCACAAGAACATG ATCTACACGGGCTGTTACGACGGCAGCGTGCAGGCCGTCAAACTGAACCTGATGCAGAACGTCCGCTGCTGG TGGCACGGCTGCTCGCTGGTCTTCGGGGTGAGAGAGCATCTGCAGCAGCACCTGATCGGCGACCACACCGGCGCCAACCTCCAGACGCTCAAGTGCCGCTGGAAAAACTGCGAGTTTTTCTGTGCGCGCAACAGCTCCAAGCAG gCGATGCTGGTGCACATGCGTACACACGCCGAGGAGGAGACGGACCTGGAGCCTTAG